One stretch of Fibrobacter sp. UWH6 DNA includes these proteins:
- a CDS encoding TIGR02147 family protein encodes MKPIVEYLDYRSYMREFYEERKRTSAFTWREFSKLSGFASSGYLKLVCDGKTRLRKAGAECVAKAMGLTGYQAEYFCRMVEFCDAQTNEEKQAAYGEMCRLADANKVRVLGGEAYAYFSSWINPTLRELAPIMPGARPLEMARMLCPSVPAADVRYSLDQMVQMGLLKKIESAGEVSYVQTDVGINPADNADHKAAINVAVRSMQKQFAHLAADALDEFDGSERNLSGITMGLDRVAYERVATEMAKFRKKIESIVSEVKDYDRVYRINLQMFPLTRKLEEKDEK; translated from the coding sequence ATGAAACCTATTGTTGAATATCTTGATTATCGCAGCTATATGCGGGAGTTCTACGAAGAGCGTAAGAGAACTTCCGCTTTTACGTGGCGTGAATTTTCCAAGCTCTCCGGTTTTGCTTCGTCGGGATATTTGAAACTGGTGTGTGATGGCAAGACCCGCTTGCGTAAGGCTGGTGCGGAATGTGTTGCCAAGGCCATGGGGCTAACCGGATACCAGGCGGAATATTTCTGCCGCATGGTGGAATTTTGCGACGCCCAGACAAACGAAGAAAAACAAGCGGCCTATGGTGAAATGTGCCGCCTGGCAGATGCTAACAAGGTCCGTGTTTTAGGCGGTGAGGCATACGCTTATTTTTCCAGCTGGATTAACCCTACGTTGCGTGAACTTGCTCCCATTATGCCGGGGGCAAGGCCCCTTGAAATGGCCCGCATGCTATGCCCCTCTGTGCCTGCTGCCGATGTACGTTATTCTTTGGATCAAATGGTCCAGATGGGACTGCTGAAAAAGATTGAAAGTGCGGGGGAGGTGTCGTACGTTCAGACGGACGTAGGTATCAATCCTGCTGACAATGCGGATCACAAGGCGGCCATCAATGTGGCGGTTCGTTCCATGCAAAAACAGTTCGCCCACCTGGCCGCCGATGCCCTGGATGAATTCGACGGGTCGGAACGGAACCTGTCGGGAATTACCATGGGTCTTGACCGCGTCGCCTATGAGCGTGTGGCAACGGAAATGGCGAAGTTCCGCAAGAAAATTGAATCCATCGTGTCGGAAGTCAAGGACTATGATCGGGTTTATCGAATCAATTTACAGATGTTTCCCCTGACCCGAAAATTGGAGGAGAAGGATGAGAAGTAA
- a CDS encoding outer membrane beta-barrel protein — protein MRKLVAVLVIMLSLNAMAATLSEKLDLGARFGMGLMWTKTDAVPDIYPSNGGVYGTLSFDFAYGLTDHFYLHSGIGLDYRNYSVYTSVDCGEMVAPLDSETGEVLGEMCHADCGYDGYEMLQQYFIEIPIFAQWRIPGILFVEGGVVLDFMVAKTYDYYTTEFKEQALDHGRNYGVSLAAAVGHVFDFGLFVDLRASYQLTDLVDADKVRYKYGYGWGSVDVDGNVESYYKEASTAIGSYYKLLKIQLGIGYWF, from the coding sequence ATGCGAAAACTGGTAGCCGTATTGGTGATAATGCTGTCTCTGAACGCCATGGCTGCAACGCTCTCTGAAAAACTGGATCTTGGAGCACGCTTCGGAATGGGCCTGATGTGGACAAAGACGGATGCTGTTCCGGATATTTATCCGTCCAATGGAGGTGTTTATGGAACATTGTCTTTCGATTTTGCATACGGTTTGACGGATCATTTTTATTTGCATTCCGGTATTGGCTTGGATTACCGCAATTACTCTGTCTATACCAGTGTTGACTGCGGTGAAATGGTTGCTCCTCTTGATTCGGAAACTGGTGAAGTTTTGGGTGAGATGTGTCATGCAGATTGTGGTTATGACGGCTATGAAATGCTGCAGCAGTACTTCATTGAAATCCCTATTTTTGCACAATGGCGAATTCCTGGAATTTTATTTGTGGAAGGTGGTGTTGTCCTTGATTTTATGGTTGCGAAAACATATGACTATTATACCACTGAATTCAAGGAACAAGCGCTGGATCATGGCCGCAATTATGGAGTGAGCCTGGCAGCTGCCGTGGGACACGTTTTTGATTTTGGTTTGTTCGTGGATTTGAGAGCTAGCTATCAGCTGACGGATCTTGTGGACGCTGATAAAGTCAGATACAAATATGGATATGGATGGGGTAGTGTTGACGTTGATGGAAATGTGGAGAGTTATTACAAAGAGGCCTCAACGGCAATTGGCTCCTACTATAAGTTGTTGAAAATACAGTTGGGAATAGGTTATTGGTTCTAG